The following are encoded together in the Malaya genurostris strain Urasoe2022 chromosome 3, Malgen_1.1, whole genome shotgun sequence genome:
- the LOC131436213 gene encoding uncharacterized protein LOC131436213, translating into MKFLIMTICLVLLAVALVSALPAVNDESIFGADGAADDTVNPQDPQAILLKKLLLKKKLLLLG; encoded by the exons ATGAAATTCCTGATCATG ACCATCTGCCTCGTGCTTCTGGCTGTCGCACTGGTATCTGCGCTACCCGCCGTGAACGACGAGAGTATCTTCGGAGCTGATGGAGCCGCTGACGATACCGTGAACCCTCAGGATCCGCAGGCTATTCTGCTGAAGAAGCTGTTGCTCAAGAAAAAACTGCTGTTGCTGGGTTGA